In the Helianthus annuus cultivar XRQ/B chromosome 11, HanXRQr2.0-SUNRISE, whole genome shotgun sequence genome, one interval contains:
- the LOC110889232 gene encoding tubulin beta chain, translated as MREILNIQGGQCGNQIGAKFWEVICDEHGIDPTGQYNGSTADLQLERINVYYNEASGGRYVPRAVLMDLEPGTMDSIRAGPYGQIFRPDNFVFGQSGAGNNWAKGHYTEGAELIDSVLDVVRKEAENCDAMQGFQVCHSLGGGTGSGMGTLLISKIREEFPDRMMLTFSVFPSPKVSDTVVEPYNATLSVHQLVENADECMVLDNEALYDICFRTLKLTTPSFGDLNHLISITMSGVTCCLRFPGQLNSDLRKLAVNLIPFPRLHFFMVGFAPLTSRGSQQYVSLSVPELTQQMWDAKNMMCAADPRHGRYLTASAMFRGKMSTKEVDEQMINVQNKNSSYFVEWIPNNVKSSVCDIPPTGMKMSSTFVGNSTSIQEMFKRVSEQFTAMFRRKAFLHWYTGEGMDEMEFTEAESNMNDLVAEYQQYQDATADDGPGEEDEEGEEEDE; from the exons ATGAGAGAAATTCTAAACATTCAAGGAGGCCAATGTGGCAACCAAATTGGTGCAAAGTTTTGGGAAGTCATCTGCGACGAGCACGGCATCGATCCAACCGGGCAGTACAATGGCTCGACCGCGGATTTGCAACTCGAGCGTATTAATGTGTACTACAATGAGGCATCCGGCGGTCGTTATGTTCCCCGGGCTGTGCTTATGGATTTGGAGCCTGGTACTATGGATAGTATTAGGGCCGGCCCGTATGGGCAGATATTTCGGCCCGATAATTTTGTTTTCGGGCAGTCGGGTGCGGGGAATAATTGGGCGAAGGGGCATTATACCGAAGGCGCGGAGTTGATTGATTCGGTTCTTGATGTTGTTAGGAAGGAGGCTGAGAATTGTGATGCCATGCAAG GTTTTCAAGTATGTCACTCGCTTGGCGGTGGCACTGGGTCGGGAATGGGGACACTCTTGATTTCTAAGATACGAGAGGAATTCCCCGATAGGATGATGCTCACATTCTCCGTTTTCCCTTCGCCTAAGGTTTCAGATACGGTTGTTGAACCCTACAACGCAACGTTGTCTGTTCATCAACTGGTCGAAAATGCCGACGAATGTATGGTCCTTGACAACGAGGCGCTTTATGACATTTGCTTTAGGACTTTGAAGCTTACCACACCAAGTT TTGGTGATTTGAATCATTTGATCTCGATAACAATGAGCGGTGTAACGTGTTGCTTGAGGTTTCCAGGTCAACTGAACTCTGACCTACGTAAGCTAGCGGTTAACCTAATCCCATTCCCACGTCTCCATTTCTTCATGGTGGGATTTGCACCCTTGACTTCTCGTGGGTCCCAGCAGTATGTCTCTCTTAGCGTCCCAGAACTGACTCAGCAGATGTGGGACGCTAAGAACATGATGTGTGCTGCTGACCCTAGACATGGCCGATACCTCACTGCATCGGCCATGTTTAGAGGTAAAATGAGCACCAAAGAGGTTGATGAACAAATGATCAACGTTCAAAACAAGAACTCGTCGTATTTTGTTGAGTGGATTCCAAACAATGTTAAATCAAGCGTTTGTGACATCCCACCAACCGGGATGAAAATGTCTTCCACATTCGTTGGAAACTCGACTTCAATTCAAGAAATGTTTAAACGCGTGAGTGAACAGTTTACAGCCATGTTTAGGCGAAAGGCGTTTTTGCATTGGTACACTGGAGAAGGGATGGATGAGATGGAGTTCACCGAGGCGGAAAGCAATATGAACGATTTGGTGGCGGAGTACCAGCAGTACCAGGATGCTACCGCGGATGACGGGCCAGGTGAAGAAGATGAGGAAGGTGAAGAAGAGGATGAGTAA